The stretch of DNA ccttacgtaCGAACAATCATTTGGAACGTAacgcgttcgtaggttgggaaccgtctgtactaTTTTTCGTTTAAAACTAgtccagtagcaaagttggagttgcaatcttttCAAACAGAAGGTCGGACAACTTTTCTTgatctgctaacaaaaatccacttcccTACCAAAAGTGCTTTGTTCGGGCTTCCTtgccgaattaggttgaaaaaggttctAAACAGGTCTGCTAAAAGTTGTGTTAAATTTTtggtgataaaaagttgaaattcagtaaaataattaaaaatacatccTAAAACTTAACTTCAAGTGTGTGtgcgtttagtaagctaaacttatttgagattcaaagtttatgttatacgtatgtctgtcttgaaggtaaaaactccctaTGGTACGTTCTGCAcatggtacattataatgttaaattttcctgcagatcataaccactaaatacaataaagttactgtaggtaactaaagttactaaggttaacatactgttttgttactaatttttaatatgtactgcacttaaataaagttttgacgatttttaccaggggatgtatGCATTATGTAATTATGCATTAtgtaattactatggtttctacaCGCCTACATACATTTTTTCTGGAATGGTTAAagatcgtatcctgagggtgtactgtatgtactgtgcactgtatatactatgtactgtatgtactgtgtactgtatgtactgtgcactgtatgtactatgtactgtatgtactgTGCGTTGTATGTACTATGCTCAAAACAACCTCTTATCCCAAAGCAAAAAGCAAACTCACAGAGGACGTCAATTGGTGTGTCAGGTCCAACCAAAGTATCACCAACCTGCTCCCACGTGTCAACTTCTAAAACCCAACAGTATGGCCAGCTGTTTATGGCTTTACGATTTTAGAAAGTTTCAGAAAAAATTGAAactcaattaaaaaataatggaaTGGCTGACGTATACATGAAAATATTACGATTGAATGATGGAAAAGACAAAACAAGGTGTTACAAGTAAATCAGCGAGACATTCTATGCGGGTACTtcgattatatatattatatatgtagattatatatattatatatagattatatatattatatatagattatatatattatatatgtagattatatatagattatatacattatatatagattatatatattatatatagattatatatattatatatagattatatatattatatatagattatatatattatatatagattatatatattatatatatattatatatattatatatatattatatatagattatatatattatatatagattatatatattatatatactatatatagattatatatagattatatatattatatatagattatatatattatatatagattatataccggtatattatatatagattatatatattatatatagattatatatattatatatagattatataccggtatattatatatagattatatagattatatatagattatatatattatatatagattatatatattatatatatattatatatagattatatatattatatatagattatatataggAAATTCTATATTGTATAAATGCTTTAGATCTACAAGTAGATCCACAAAGCTTCCCATCTTAAATAAAGTTGTACTGTGTAAAAATATTCAACAAACTTAGCCAAAAATAACCACTGCCTTCAACAAAGTAAACCACGTCTGACACCGAAGATATTGGAGAGAGGTGCAGAGTTGGATTAACTTGTCTAcataaaggctggttcacgctTTAATGACGTATGTCGACGATTTcttttcggcgttcatcgtccattatgtgaaccgtaaaccgatggcatcgatgAAGCAACGTGGATACGGCGGGAAAGTTTGCAATTACCATACTTTTCTGATGTTTGGTCGAGCATCGACGACCACCTGTACAATGTGAACCACTTCAGCGATAGTAATTCACGGTCGCGGAAAACCtgatttatttctatttatgatagtcgctgcgggactaaTATTTGATTTGAGCACATCAAACAGAGattttttcacacaaaaatgagtGTACTAAATaacggagtatttgctgatgcaaaagTAGATGGGTCTGAGATAGTGTTAACGTTGTCATCAAGGAgaatcaccgaagtattgtggtaTCAACGCTGAGACACGGGGCTACAGCGTAAACCAACCTTTACGCCGTAACTTTACTATGTTAACGATACGGGGAGAAACTACATTAGCTAGCAGCTAAGAGAAGCAATCAAGATTTTGAAATTATAGCACAATTATAGTTAAATCATGAAATAACTCACAATATCTGCTGATAAGTAGCATAGCTTGCCCCCAATGcatttttgtttgtattatGTTAACATCTTACGAAAGCAGCGAATATTTAGAATCTGCTGAATTCTAGTCTGGGTGACAACCTTAGAAAACTGTTTGACAAAATATTGCTTACCTTCCTCTTCCTTATCTCTTTGTCTCACCGCATCCTCTGTGTGCAGATTACTTAATGTCGGTGATTCTATGAGCCGACTGAAGTCTATGATCCTGTGCACACGATCGTAGTGAACAACGTTTCGGTGTCTATGCACATTGCATATTTTATATGGACAAGGTTTTTTGTGACTGTTTCTTTGACAAAACTTACATTTAAGACAGTCATGTAGCTTGCAGCTGGTACATGTTTCAGCTATGTAATGCTGTTTGTTGACCACCGAGATGTGACTGTTAGACTTGGCTGGTGTCGCGTTAAACGTCCCTAAACGATACTTGCAACGCTTCTTAACACATCGTTGTTTTAGCAAACCTGGTCCCCCATATTTTTCCATATCCAAGCAATACACACATTGCACACAGTTCTCGCGCTTGCAATTGACACATAATCCACAGGATAGAAAACGCTTTTTTCGATTGGAAGCTATCATGTGACCAACACCTGTAAATGTTGCCCCGATAACACTCTTAAGAATTTCTCGATGTGGTCCGGCATAGAAGTCTGAACTATTATTGGTAGCTTTCTTTTTAGTTACTCCTGACTCTTGGTTATGAACCTTATTTATGATTGCTAATGAGTCAACCTTTGTGACTGTGGCAGCTGTATCAACCAGACAAACACTTCCTTGGTGTACAGCGCCCTTTAGATCTATAGTTCGGAGAATAGAGCTGTAGAGATGAGAGTGAGATGAATTCTGAGGGTGTGGCAGTTTGGTGATTTTGCGTGCTGTTGGTTGATAATTTAATTTACTACCCACAGTATTTTGTGACATGGCCACATATGTTTTAGGTGTTTGTAGTTTCAGTTTTTCGCTGGTTTGCAGCCTATTACCTATTGTGTTGATTCTTACAATTTTCATAGCTGGATTACACAACTCTTTGCTATGACCTTTATCTATGGTTATGTCAACCGTCGGGGCTGTGTTAGCCAGAAAAACTGTCTCTTTGCCTACAGCTTTCTTCATATCTGTAGTTGGGGAGTAAGAGCTTTTTAAAATGCTGTAAGATTCATTCTGAACCTGTTTCAGGTTGGTGTTGCACTTGTTCGCATTAGTTTCGGTGTTCAACATGCTAACCATAGCTCTTTGTGGAAAAGCCACAAGTTTTTCTGGATTGTTTTCTTTGCTGGTTTGTATATCGTCACCTGTTGGAACAACCTTTTGAAATTTGATAGATGAAGTGAGCTGTCCAATCGCATTCAAATAATTTACACCTTTTGGCTGAGAAACTTCGACAAATGCATTAAAGTTTTTTACAATACTAGTGTTATTATTTGTGCTGAGGTAAGCATTTTTATAGATAGTACCAGCAGAGCTACAAGGTTTATTGACAGGTTTTGGTTTGATGGTCTTGTCTTCTCCATAAGGTAGAATAGATCTCCTTAATGGTTTCGCTTCAAACGAGACTTGAGAATACTGATCTTTAGTCTTGCTACATTTAGTTTGAAGGATAGCATTCAAACCTCTTGGGTCAGAAAGATCTTTCGAATCTTTGTTTCTACTCGTGGCGGTTTTGttgtggcaagattggtttgctaCATCGTTTTGTAGTGTACCTTTTAATCTAGGGAAAAATCTTTCAGATGGTAGTGTAGTTTGTTGCTCATGCTGATGGGACAGAGCAGGTCTAGAAACTTCAGATGGAAAAGAATCAGGATGTTCCTCTAATGCAATTGGGAAAATAGGAGAAAATTTTGCATGCAAACCTTTGGAGAGATGGGTATTTCGAGCTACTTCACTAGGTAATGTGATTTTTGAAACAATATTCGTTTTTTCTATGCAATTTGGCATTACATCAGGTTGCCAATAATCAGCCTTTGGTGACTCATCAAGTTGCTTTCGGTATGCGTCCAGAGGCCATTTATTAAGTGGGATTAAGCAAGTAATCTTGAAATCATTGCACTGCCCAGCTGTGTAATATAGGTTTTCTATTTGCTTAATGTATTCCGAGGTAGACTTCACAACGGGTAGCACCATGTACCTACCCGCGACATGTAACCTCACAAAGTTGCAATCAGACCTGCTCGCCatttcatataaaaatgttCCACTATTTGATAGTATGATACGCCCGGATATTAAGGATGGATGATCTGCAAGTGACGAACGAGAAAAAgcaagaaaaaatagttttcttgATGAGTTCCTGCACTCAGTCTCTTGTAGTTCAAGAGGATGGTTTATAAGAATAGAACCCTTGGAAATTAGATCGACCTCCTCAGCAACCCACTGCTTAGCTGACGAAGCTTTCAGTCGGGCAATATCGCTTGCCTTGGGAAAAATCAATGGCAAATACACACTCGCTGAGCTGTTACTGACTCGCACAATCTTACACTTAGAATTGGAGACCTGCTTGAATAGAGAATTTTTAGAAGCCTGTAATAGAAGATACCCTATGTAGCTGAGATGTGTATCAACAGAGAACACCGATGTGCAAATAAATGCACAATGTTTGTTCAATCTTGACTTCATGGTGCCCACCAAAGAATTGAGACAATATAACGAATCTTCCATATCCAGTTCATCTTTTTCATTATCACTGAAATCTTCGATGTTGATGTCTAATGCTCGGACTTTTTTATACTTCAGTTTATGGCACTTAAACGCATCGTGTTCACGAGGAAATGTCAGGGGAATGATAAAACGAATGTTTTTCATATGAAACATCACACATGTGGCATCAGCTGTGTGACTCATCGAGTACAGATAGCTTGACATTTCAGCAGCAAAAATGTATCCGTGGTACTCTACATTGCTACCGCCGTTACACATAAGCTGCgaaagacaaacaaacacaaGTCTCTTTGAACTCTTTTTTCCATGATGCAACTCGGAGCATGCGTTTTGCACAAAAACCAAAGGATTTTGAACCAACTCGGCACCATCTATTATGTTGGAGTGAGGAATTCTATTAACTTCTGCTTGACCAAATTCCGTTTCTCCGTTTCTCTGTTGCGCTGACCCGAAAGGATCAAGCAGTTCCTTCGCAACATCCAGGTTGCTTTTATCGGTTGAGCCATGTTTAATAGATGCAACAAAGGTTCCTTCACAATCGCAATACTCAACAAAATCTGTTTTATTCCTGTTCAAACATGAAGTAACGTCATTGGCTGGTGTCGCTTGACTGAAAGACTGCATGACACTCGGCAAATGATTGACATCTAAAAGTAAAAAGGTGTTTTTGAAGATTTAACAGTTATACATACAGAGAAGATCATGATGAGTCTGCCTAAATACTGACAAAAATCATAAATATCTtcaattaaagtttaaaaagcAGACATATTTTTCATAAAGAAATGCTCTACTTCAATTTAAGTATGACAAAGAATTAAACAGTAGGGGCTCCTACAATGAAAATAATCTGCTATAgaaatgtttatattatatggATTTTGCGTTATACGAACATTAGAATACACGTAAATTGCCTTATTAATTCCAAGGTCTTTCCAAAATCCCcctttggtcagacaaaaaggaaaaactagacttaactttttaatttgtaggtTGAGCCGTAACTGCGGTATTTTTGATTTGcatcaaaaacttttttctttttttctgatcaatttcactggttttatagattaatattgaggtaattttacaacaaattgATGGGGAGCGCACATCTTCAATGTTCATTTAGAACgatttgaatattttttctaaacagcagtctattctgcaaagtaaaactaataacaaatatgaaCATTTGTGCAGCTACCCTTTTCTccgttttgtcgacacatctgatgatctatcacgATAAACTAGAATGTCGCAGAAGTTGTATATACTAGATAACACTATACACACATCGTTTTTGCTTTCGAACGTGCGGCAAGATAGGTTACCACGAgaatcaaatttgaaaactggcccgacttgacactttacgttatatggaattttttacgtagtatgaGGCGAAAACTTTACGTAAATCCTTTACTTTTTCTGGAATTTATATTAttggagcgtctactgtatttaaGACCTACTGATGCTTTAAGTGACACAGAAAAACCTGTAATCAAAAACTTACAGGACACGGAAAATTAGATCTAGTGATGGCTGATTTACAATTCAATTTGTCACAAATTAACTTGGAAAACAGACCTTTTTAGaaatttaatattataaaatcttGAAAGATACCAGAATAAGTTATTAGCAAATTAGCCATaatctagcctgtcttgacaaactgttgtttttgcgcagttgttcccccgtccgcgggcgagcaacacaacagcttgtcacaagacgtactgcacctgacgCATCAGGTGCACtcatagggagttgttctcttccgtctatgcggcttggttgcgatgttatgtcagtcgctccattggtaatcataacgaatttcgcgcaaaaatttatgtaaaaaaaagatTATAACCGgtgaccagtctctgcggtaaactttagtagaacttgagaacttaggcaacaacagcgactaaacatgttgttatttgtgcgctcagtcagttttaattctatttttgtatcagtcagttttgtttgttcttatagatttcaatttattttattcttaaattctactaacgtttacaacagagactggtatttggttaaacgttgtaatcttatttttttctgcatAAACTTTgacgcgaaatccgttatgattactaatggagcgaccgacataacatcgcaaccaagccgcatagacggaagagaacaactccctataagtgcaccTGATGcgtcaggtgcagtacgtcttgtgacaagctgttgtgttgctcgcccgcggacgggggaacaactttgcaaaaacaacagtttgtcaagacaggctagccaTAATCCCATGAATGAGATTGACACAAAGGCTAACGTTAAGAGTAGCACAAGGCTACAGTTGATATAAGGGCAAAGGGGCAAGACTGAGATGAAACTGAGAgatgtattatacatgtattatgatAATTTTAATTACAGGAGCAACACGAACAACTCGCTCATGTTTCTCCTGGAATCACTAGATCTGCAGCTAAAATGTATAAGTGTGTaaatgatttgaaaaaatttgaacaaaCCAACTGACCATACATTCTCGCATAAAAGCCAGCACCGCATACAAACCAACCCTTGAAAAAGACTTCCTACAATGGCGCTGTTCGTAAGAATTCACATACAAGCCGGCCCTACAAATGGTCGGTCACACATCGTAAACACCTATCACAGCAAAAAGTTGCAGAGAATTAACTCATTGCGTACTACGAGTCGTGTAGCGCGACTCCGGAGCagcatttatgtatgtatgtatggcaACGAGCCGCATGGTGAGGCCTTTGTACGCTTTGTATAAAACATTTCTGATTACTAAGAAGTTGGTTAGCTTATTGCGTCTGCATTTAGATGAAAGGAAAAAATCTTTCTGTCCGCGTTGAGCCAACGGAAAACATATTTAGAGCCCACGCTGGACTTAGTTTCACTTTGAAAAACttcatttttatcactttttcCTTTTCGCATCGACCAGCTGTGTCAGACAAGTTACAGTGAGGGAGATTTTAGCAATCGTAGATCAATGGAATTCTGATGATtatttattgagcaatagtGCGGGTGCTTACTtgttttaacagtaataataatgccataagctatagtaatagtgataaCTCGTCTGACTCGGAGCATGCTCAAAGGATAAAGCAAGTAACAAGCTACCAGCTGCGTGTTGAGCATGGTTGGAGTTACAGTTGTTGGATTAGCGTGTCACACTGTTTGAGTATGATCAGAGTTACGCGTGCGTATAATTAGCCTACCGGTTAGTTggataacatttttttattttttgaactcGGCTTATATGTGAGACTATGATAATTCAAGGCAATAACTTACACAAATTTACTTGGTGTCCATCCATTATCTTCAACTAGAGTTCAATGAATAAGGCACTGAGACACACAGGTAATTACAGTTGAAATGAATCGGTTGCCTCACAGGAAGTGAAAGATGTCATGAGATGAGAATGAGCCACAAGTGAGAGCTGAAATGGCTGAGAGATTGCTAGATAGTTGGACtaatattatagatataaatataataaaatataatatatatatatataatttatatataacttaCTTGATTCGTCTGCTCCAAAGTCACCTTTCCCATCAACAATCCGCTTCAGGTATTTGTTAACCTCCCTCAACTGTATTGAAAGCAGAACAAGGCAATACAGTGGCTACAACACCGTCAGTATAAGATATGGTAGTAAGCACATGTAGGAATGAGAGTACCACCTTGCACACCCTAATACCATCATATCAGAAGCTGGGGCATTGGGTTAGATCCCTAACACTGAACTTTGAAAAAACTAAACAAGAAAGccaaaacttgcaaaaattTTAAACCATGCTCTAAACGTTAAGTAGGACAAAAGACGAATTTTTAAGGTATACAGCCAATCACAGCTGTCTGACATCAATGTGCTTTACATAGAAATAACCGAAAACCTCACCTCAACAGAAATAGGTTCAATAATGATCCTTTCCATTTCTACAATCAACTCATTTATGGATGTTTTGCAGAAATTATCTACGTGGGCAACAGCTGAGAACTCGCATATGCTGTGGAAATCATCATTGGATTTATCTTCTCGCGCTTTGCTGTCTGAGCCATGAAAACTAGAATGAGCTAGTATTGACCACTGGATAATTGTGCCCATCACCTGATCATACATATCTAATTGAAAAAACATGTGCAGCAGCTTTCTCTACCTCTTCTAAGAGTTCATCCGCGGCAGCAGGCGCAGCGCTATCCACATCAAATGTGTCATCTGATCTGTGTTCCAGATGTTGGTCTGGGATCAATGAAACATCCTGGTTGCTTTCTGATGCTGTCATCCTTGATGGAAACAAGTGTTCTAAAATATTCACAGAGTCTATGTGAGGCCAACACAAAGTCTATGTGAGGCCAACACAGAGTCTATTGTGAGGCCAACACAAAGTCTATGTGAGGCCAACACAGAGTCTATAGTGAGGCCAACACAGAGTCTATGTGAGGCCAACACAGAGTCTATAGTGAGGCCAACACAGAGTCTATGTGAGGCCAACACAGAGTCTATTGTGAGGCCAACACAAAGTCTATGTGAGGCCAACACAGAGTCTATTGTGAGGCCAACACAGAGTCTATGTAAGGCCAACACAAAGTCTATGTGAGGCCAACACAGAGTCTATGTGAGGCCAACACAGAGTCTATTGTGAGGCCAACACAGAGTCTATGTGAGGCCAACACAGAGTCTATGTAAGGCCAACACAAAGTCTATGTGAGGCCAACACAGAGTCTATGTGAGGCCAACACAGAGTCTATTGTGAGGCCAACACAGAGTCTATGTGAGGCCAACACAGAGTCTATGTGAGGCCAACACAGAGTCTATTGTGAGGCCAACACAAAGTCTATGTGAAGCCAACACAGAGTCTATGTGAGGCCAATGTTACACAAGAACTCCAGTCTAATGTGAAGAAATAAAACACCACCTACCAGACATATTGTTATCCTCAGCAGACACTTTCTTGTCCACCGCAGCTCCATCCGTGAACTAAAAATAGTAAATCTACAGTGTGAGGTAATTCACACAGTTCAAAACAGTTCGACTTGTCATATGTAAATCAATGAAACTAGTAAGGCACAGATAAAAAACCAggtatgacaaaaatatttctgaatgCACTTTTAACACGATGAAGGGTAAAAAAAACAATGGCACTCACAGAGCACTGGAGCGGCTCATCCGGAAGTTTTTCATGATGAGACGCTCCATCCATAGACGAAATCAGTGCAGATTCTACATGGAGACTTAATTTCGAGATTTCCTTTAGAACAATAACTGTCAAATATCTATGGTCTCAGAGGCACCATTGTCGTGCTGACAATCAAGAATACCTAAAATACAACCAATAGGAAGACCTGAAATACAGCCAATGGAATTCTTGAAATGAACCTAGTGGCAAGGTCTAGATTACATTCAGTAATAATTCATAAAATACAGCCGGTAAGAAGACCAAAGTGGAGCCTAGAGAAAGGCTCAAATGGTATCAATTGATGGAACAAATTTTGATAGCAAGAAACATTTTCTTGATTTAAAACGGGATTGTTCAGCATTGCTAAAAAATACAAGCAGGTGCAAGACAACTATTTTAGTATTTGTAAAGAGCCTAAAATGTAAACTGTATGATCAACCAAAAAAGGCTACAGTAGCCCTTAAGTAATAAGGTAAGTAATCAATTTAAAAGACCAATTTAAGTTTGCCGGAAATTCTATTTGCTTATGTTATCTTTTGCTCTGAGCTGTCGGGTACaaggtagcctgtcttgacaaactgttgtttttgcggagttgtccccccgtcgagcgggggagcaacacaacagcttgtcacaagacgtactgcacctgatgcatcagctgcactgaaagggcgTTGTTCTCTTCCGTATATGCGGCTtagctgcgatgttatggcggtcgttccattggtaatcataacggatttcgcgcaaaaatttatgtggGAAAAAATacgattacaacgtttaaccaaagaccagtctctgttgtaaacgttagtaaaatttaagaacaaaattaattgaaaataaaatccataagaacaaataaaattg from Watersipora subatra chromosome 2, tzWatSuba1.1, whole genome shotgun sequence encodes:
- the LOC137388783 gene encoding uncharacterized protein isoform X1, translated to MDGASHHEKLPDEPLQCSFTDGAAVDKKVSAEDNNMSEHLFPSRMTASESNQDVSLIPDQHLEHRSDDTFDVDSAAPAAADELLEELREVNKYLKRIVDGKGDFGADESNVNHLPSVMQSFSQATPANDVTSCLNRNKTDFVEYCDCEGTFVASIKHGSTDKSNLDVAKELLDPFGSAQQRNGETEFGQAEVNRIPHSNIIDGAELVQNPLVFVQNACSELHHGKKSSKRLVFVCLSQLMCNGGSNVEYHGYIFAAEMSSYLYSMSHTADATCVMFHMKNIRFIIPLTFPREHDAFKCHKLKYKKVRALDINIEDFSDNEKDELDMEDSLYCLNSLVGTMKSRLNKHCAFICTSVFSVDTHLSYIGYLLLQASKNSLFKQVSNSKCKIVRVSNSSASVYLPLIFPKASDIARLKASSAKQWVAEEVDLISKGSILINHPLELQETECRNSSRKLFFLAFSRSSLADHPSLISGRIILSNSGTFLYEMASRSDCNFVRLHVAGRYMVLPVVKSTSEYIKQIENLYYTAGQCNDFKITCLIPLNKWPLDAYRKQLDESPKADYWQPDVMPNCIEKTNIVSKITLPSEVARNTHLSKGLHAKFSPIFPIALEEHPDSFPSEVSRPALSHQHEQQTTLPSERFFPRLKGTLQNDVANQSCHNKTATSRNKDSKDLSDPRGLNAILQTKCSKTKDQYSQVSFEAKPLRRSILPYGEDKTIKPKPVNKPCSSAGTIYKNAYLSTNNNTSIVKNFNAFVEVSQPKGVNYLNAIGQLTSSIKFQKVVPTGDDIQTSKENNPEKLVAFPQRAMVSMLNTETNANKCNTNLKQVQNESYSILKSSYSPTTDMKKAVGKETVFLANTAPTVDITIDKGHSKELCNPAMKIVRINTIGNRLQTSEKLKLQTPKTYVAMSQNTVGSKLNYQPTARKITKLPHPQNSSHSHLYSSILRTIDLKGAVHQGSVCLVDTAATVTKVDSLAIINKVHNQESGVTKKKATNNSSDFYAGPHREILKSVIGATFTGVGHMIASNRKKRFLSCGLCVNCKRENCVQCVYCLDMEKYGGPGLLKQRCVKKRCKYRLGTFNATPAKSNSHISVVNKQHYIAETCTSCKLHDCLKCKFCQRNSHKKPCPYKICNVHRHRNVVHYDRVHRIIDFSRLIESPTLSNLHTEDAVRQRDKEEEEVDTWEQVGDTLVGPDTPIDVLSYLTDDEEKDSCIVKRFPSEAVGQLLLPSLSEEDDLSHNSSANVTDHNTLEQNEKTSYNGTVVTDISEPIGSPYDETSSDLKRLMTDHRDMADFSRAPSLLTVRGSGEVEDIAAVCIHNNPDQVKNRKRASVTSGCPSNPKLRKMLEHSSSCSDRKVQHVVYSFLSPSFTKKVIYRAVEPTSHISKAVDKVLTFNSIVERGMSLIPDISMTAQPAAAPLAANESSSLNQSSAKLNFIAINKEREEPTLNSVSITDPVSSTDQVSSTDQVSSTDPLSSTDPVSSTDPVSSTDSAQLHLPPLGVIESSIGATLTGVGHMKASNHKKRAVACGLCVNCKRENCLQCVYCLDMKKYGGPGLQKQRCIKKRCKYRLGTFNATPSKSNSHMSVVNKQHYIAETCTSCKLHDCLKCKFCQRKKIYKRSCPYKICNLHRHRNVVHYDRVNRIIDFSRLTESPTLINLHTEDVARQRDKEEKEVDTWEQVGDTLVGPDTPIDVLYDEEKDSCIVKRFPSEAVGQLLLPSLFNV
- the LOC137388783 gene encoding uncharacterized protein isoform X2, with amino-acid sequence MDGASHHEKLPDEPLQCSFTDGAAVDKKVSAEDNNMSEHLFPSRMTASESNQDVSLIPDQHLEHRSDDTFDVDSAAPAAADELLEELREVNKYLKRIVDGKGDFGADESNVNHLPSVMQSFSQATPANDVTSCLNRNKTDFVEYCDCEGTFVASIKHGSTDKSNLDVAKELLDPFGSAQQRNGETEFGQAEVNRIPHSNIIDGAELVQNPLVFVQNACSELHHGKKSSKRLVFVCLSQLMCNGGSNVEYHGYIFAAEMSSYLYSMSHTADATCVMFHMKNIRFIIPLTFPREHDAFKCHKLKYKKVRALDINIEDFSDNEKDELDMEDSLYCLNSLVGTMKSRLNKHCAFICTSVFSVDTHLSYIGYLLLQASKNSLFKQVSNSKCKIVRVSNSSASVYLPLIFPKASDIARLKASSAKQWVAEEVDLISKGSILINHPLELQETECRNSSRKLFFLAFSRSSLADHPSLISGRIILSNSGTFLYEMASRSDCNFVRLHVAGRYMVLPVVKSTSEYIKQIENLYYTAGQCNDFKITCLIPLNKWPLDAYRKQLDESPKADYWQPDVMPNCIEKTNIVSKITLPSEVARNTHLSKGLHAKFSPIFPIALEEHPDSFPSEVSRPALSHQHEQQTTLPSERFFPRLKGTLQNDVANQSCHNKTATSRNKDSKDLSDPRGLNAILQTKCSKTKDQYSQVSFEAKPLRRSILPYGEDKTIKPKPVNKPCSSAGTIYKNAYLSTNNNTSIVKNFNAFVEVSQPKGVNYLNAIGQLTSSIKFQKVVPTGDDIQTSKENNPEKLVAFPQRAMVSMLNTETNANKCNTNLKQVQNESYSILKSSYSPTTDMKKAVGKETVFLANTAPTVDITIDKGHSKELCNPAMKIVRINTIGNRLQTSEKLKLQTPKTYVAMSQNTVGSKLNYQPTARKITKLPHPQNSSHSHLYSSILRTIDLKGAVHQGSVCLVDTAATVTKVDSLAIINKVHNQESGVTKKKATNNSSDFYAGPHREILKSVIGATFTGVGHMIASNRKKRFLSCGLCVNCKRENCVQCVYCLDMEKYGGPGLLKQRCVKKRCKYRLGTFNATPAKSNSHISVVNKQHYIAETCTSCKLHDCLKCKFCQRNSHKKPCPYKICNVHRHRNVVHYDRVHRIIDFSRLIESPTLSNLHTEDAVRQRDKEEEEVDTWEQVGDTLVGPDTPIDVLYDEEKDSCIVKRFPSEAVGQLLLPSLSEEDDLSHNSSANVTDHNTLEQNEKTSYNGTVVTDISEPIGSPYDETSSDLKRLMTDHRDMADFSRAPSLLTVRGSGEVEDIAAVCIHNNPDQVKNRKRASVTSGCPSNPKLRKMLEHSSSCSDRKVQHVVYSFLSPSFTKKVIYRAVEPTSHISKAVDKVLTFNSIVERGMSLIPDISMTAQPAAAPLAANESSSLNQSSAKLNFIAINKEREEPTLNSVSITDPVSSTDQVSSTDQVSSTDPLSSTDPVSSTDPVSSTDSAQLHLPPLGVIESSIGATLTGVGHMKASNHKKRAVACGLCVNCKRENCLQCVYCLDMKKYGGPGLQKQRCIKKRCKYRLGTFNATPSKSNSHMSVVNKQHYIAETCTSCKLHDCLKCKFCQRKKIYKRSCPYKICNLHRHRNVVHYDRVNRIIDFSRLTESPTLINLHTEDVARQRDKEEKEVDTWEQVGDTLVGPDTPIDVLYDEEKDSCIVKRFPSEAVGQLLLPSLFNV